A stretch of DNA from Synergistales bacterium:
CGGGACATAGAGCCGGAACCCGAAACCGGCGGCTTCACCAAGCGGATCGTCTTCGGGCCCGGGAGATTCTGGGAGGACTACGTCATGCGGCTCTTCACACTGGCGCCGCAGGGCACCTCGCCGCACCACAGCCACCACTGGCCGCACTACATCCTGGTGCAGGAGGGGGCGGGCAGAGCGGTCATCGACGGCGACACCTACGAAATCGAGGCGGGCTCCTGGGCCCACGTGCCCCCCAATGTGGAACACCACCTGGAAAACGGCGGCGACGGGCCCTTTTCGTTCATCTGCATCGTACCCCGGCACGGCGAGCCATCGCTGCAGGAGTGAGACGACGCCCCGCAGCGCGCCCGCCCCATCGGTGCGTTCCACAGGGA
This window harbors:
- a CDS encoding cupin domain-containing protein, with amino-acid sequence MNECTQTNLAGSLRDIEPEPETGGFTKRIVFGPGRFWEDYVMRLFTLAPQGTSPHHSHHWPHYILVQEGAGRAVIDGDTYEIEAGSWAHVPPNVEHHLENGGDGPFSFICIVPRHGEPSLQE